One genomic region from bacterium encodes:
- a CDS encoding DUF1318 domain-containing protein, producing the protein MHRTIHRIGTLLALAFLQCSVKAPELNVTGEKTALENQVLGSYQQIENDSWLIASARAVGTPSARLLSGNKKEVMEAVQNRKFNKDEVDELKAGKVVGENNRGLLQTLPNTRYDGDPEYRFYVDQIVSEENNDRLVIYERVLSVNQNTAENTQANEIFAKLNFDNSPAGTMIQNPDGSWVEKGK; encoded by the coding sequence ATGCACAGAACAATCCACCGAATAGGCACCTTGCTTGCGCTGGCTTTTTTGCAGTGCAGCGTCAAAGCGCCGGAACTCAATGTGACCGGCGAAAAGACCGCGCTGGAGAATCAGGTGCTGGGTTCCTACCAGCAGATCGAGAACGATTCCTGGCTGATCGCCTCGGCCCGGGCGGTCGGCACGCCTTCAGCGAGGCTCCTCTCCGGCAACAAAAAAGAGGTGATGGAGGCGGTGCAGAACCGCAAATTCAACAAGGATGAGGTGGATGAGCTCAAGGCCGGTAAGGTCGTCGGCGAGAACAATCGCGGCCTGCTGCAAACGCTCCCCAATACCCGCTACGATGGTGATCCGGAGTACCGATTCTATGTAGATCAGATCGTCAGTGAGGAGAACAACGACCGCCTGGTCATTTATGAACGGGTCCTGAGCGTCAACCAGAACACCGCGGAGAACACTCAAGCCAACGAAATATTTGCCAAACTCAATTTCGATAACTCACCTGCCGGAACCATGATCCAGAATCCGGATGGGAGTTGGGTGGAAAAAGGAAAATAG
- a CDS encoding glucose-1-phosphate adenylyltransferase family protein encodes MKKTLALILAGGRVDELSVLTLFRPKSALPFGGLFRVIDFPLSNLLHSGIERIGILSQYRSDSLINHIGSGAGWDMIGSQRGITMLPPMKGTQSSDWYKGTADAVYQNREFIARHNPDYVLVLSGDHIYRMDYQEMIAFHERMEADLTCAFVEAPAGGMERFGQGVIDGDDPEGGRLSRYVEKPTESISSWASMTIYLFNRDTLRYILDEMMQPPATEHFGRDILPVLIGKKKVFGYKFHGAWGYTRTIDEYYAASMDLLSDSPALRLDEWPVRTNLDNERIRDRAPALIGAGAECSKTLLHHGCEIQGKVYNSILFPGVRVKAGASVENSILMFDTLVEQGAQLSRVITDVEVTIGPNAVIGDGEESGANTEYPNLLNSGITLIGRNTSLPSGMRVGRNCILYPNKKEADFSSLNIANGRTIK; translated from the coding sequence ATGAAAAAGACCCTCGCTTTGATCCTGGCCGGCGGCCGGGTCGACGAACTCTCCGTGCTGACGTTGTTCCGTCCCAAATCGGCTTTGCCCTTTGGCGGCCTCTTCCGGGTCATCGATTTTCCTCTCAGCAATCTGCTGCATTCGGGCATCGAGCGCATCGGGATCCTCTCGCAATATCGTTCGGACTCCCTCATCAACCATATTGGATCGGGCGCGGGCTGGGACATGATCGGCAGCCAGCGCGGCATCACCATGCTGCCGCCGATGAAGGGGACGCAGAGTTCGGATTGGTACAAAGGGACGGCCGATGCGGTTTACCAGAATCGCGAATTCATCGCCCGTCATAATCCGGATTACGTCCTGGTGCTCTCGGGCGATCATATCTATCGGATGGATTATCAGGAGATGATCGCCTTTCATGAGCGTATGGAGGCCGATCTCACCTGCGCTTTTGTCGAGGCGCCGGCCGGCGGCATGGAACGCTTTGGGCAGGGGGTCATCGACGGCGACGATCCCGAAGGCGGGCGGCTCTCCCGCTATGTGGAAAAGCCCACCGAATCGATCTCATCCTGGGCCTCGATGACGATCTACCTTTTCAACCGCGACACCCTGCGGTATATCCTCGATGAGATGATGCAACCGCCGGCGACCGAGCATTTCGGCCGCGATATTCTGCCGGTGCTGATCGGCAAGAAGAAGGTTTTCGGCTACAAATTCCATGGAGCCTGGGGGTATACGCGCACCATCGATGAATACTATGCCGCCAGTATGGACCTGCTCTCCGATTCGCCGGCGCTACGTCTGGATGAATGGCCGGTGCGCACCAACCTGGACAACGAGCGGATCCGCGACCGCGCGCCGGCGTTGATCGGCGCCGGCGCCGAGTGCAGCAAGACTCTGCTCCATCACGGCTGCGAGATCCAGGGGAAGGTCTACAATTCCATCCTCTTCCCCGGCGTGCGGGTCAAGGCCGGGGCATCGGTCGAAAACTCGATTCTGATGTTCGACACCCTCGTCGAGCAGGGGGCCCAGCTGAGCCGCGTGATCACCGACGTCGAGGTGACAATCGGCCCTAACGCGGTGATCGGCGATGGCGAAGAGAGCGGAGCCAATACCGAATATCCCAATCTGCTCAATTCGGGCATTACCCTCATCGGGCGCAATACCAGCCTCCCCAGCGGCATGCGCGTCGGAAGGAACTGCATCCTCTATCCCAACAAGAAGGAAGCCGATTTCTCGAGCCTGAATATTGCCAATGGAAGGACCATCAAATGA
- a CDS encoding CHAT domain-containing protein, translated as MERRPLMLTALFLLVLLVFPDPLQAQQLDLRQVTTHPDIDLSPRLSPDGKYLAYVSRQTYNFDIWIKSTTSTRSRQVTFNKADDFYPVWYPDSRSLVFVSQKEDAAGDIWRIRFREVKGDLIPKGEPEKISRYQGFDGYPTVSPDGKKIAWVSDATGRDEIWFHNDNTGKTSQLTFLGGTHPAWSSSQDLLAFTSFRAGPACAGDIWLMNLHGPRPREEADSSWWDPRENPVYRLTRGGAADGFPTWSPDASRIFFLRFSRDTNGDSLLTPADRGALWSMTPTREPEPPALSTVPLAALILPSFNPALVHSAMPLTSDSDTIMQPWCGGDNRVYFSSDRGGNLDIWSVPLEGPVPRAATAVEQYRWAETTFPLPERASRWYLGPLLTGYQAVIPDVEETRLLNERFLALRRLPEFFPDSSYYTAEALYGMGIVALLQGDEALARTCLNLVLSRYGAERQTAAWAELALLGMQEGGKSGDERSIARLKRGVDDILKRYADQSAPAAAGRLAVGDLYFAAGDNTRAFQEYTRVRKEYPGERDACAASQLKIGDLFRRFASQEEVVQAYLRVIDDYPDQRQWMLPARDRILDLLIAGRRGTAAYTARYREIAGQYRRYPVLAAEAQFRIGNLLLTGKEYRAAIREFEAVETLFPDLVDEVFAARMSRAEAYLRLGDSATALTLLDQLGKEVQIKRPDLAELASDRLVAALLSSADHLRASGDLQLAALRYRNAWERDLRNLNAHRGYLECLYYQKKIDQAIEEYRQLNILHPKDNILTYALGLAYSYKGTEKAELYNDPGGLDPTFLVNRSSAVIARALSYDYTMVPGYLTIAFNFEMMENYEAQQRAKQIHPLRRAWKALTAPIVDIYHRLTFYEERKPARYYERAIHELNKAIVLNDESKDPLLEANLALNLANNYYSLGEFGFDKAYAYYQIKLLYDSTFIDKQREALIYERMGHCALVTEDLDKGPRFLKHAIALYAAMDKEAKVLLNTKRLALLYEIGEQYQTAIDHYQAAAEIEKKENNLVDLMRSYRSIAFNYLRLNEPQEAILYARRALELLDSGKIKKIKGESSRMEIGFLGWYFPVPFIDFSTMGVNSLKSFTTEDERALLFSIFADSYQQSREYDTAIDFVRKKSAIFHKRKNYRAEATFENNLAYIFYLKGDYAEAWHHYGRSLQLCQEYKIADGVIQNSINLGRLASGMNLQQQLGLRASGRLVARRAYADSAAVVIKGALRFLEQTQLFYGRDRSLLLLQLAEVLLIESPPADGGSGAGGLRGALTRLDQLGQAKLYLDEALELSQRYGLERNELAASYAIAEVYRSSGDVERAWEQLNRCRRLALRQGEFELAWRIDLALGDLLERMSRESKFKYAIQKTPLEFYLEAVDLLEAYPTAAVGAMAVDSRRVRLQPYNRVIAALARMGDQKGALVFAERQRAKVFLDLSRQEEIELRKERHKIFLGNARFVQNKIDALNSELLRARSQGDVSAKQVRAWRQERDAFQKEYEEILQQVRREVPELEGMVRVQSVELLQLQRSLQNKEAVVVNQLLPAAMLVWTIRPQVIAMEEIPLSGAELGAALRRWSDAGQAAAILQDTLWRAMTGPLLRLPAEVQRLVVVPDGTLLCLPWSASVQAARGRELAVTVSSSLTSYFYAAQKRKLQGSKIYIADDPALAAALDKQQYQISLPVPGERENSYPAQVSLLGLAELIHLHAETAWNSIDPLESRIGFRVSGAAPAVLSVKQIYGTGLSAALLSLTGSQALTGLSSSEPFVAWERGLVYAGIPGFLTTLWPGDPTNELEFLGLFYTDLKEMPPAAALAQVQRDLADRGVPFAEWGRFQLYGFGGMTEVEERQFAVEGFAGTVRRGHSAFQLGEWREAIVSYEEALQMAERQGDTESKTRLEERILEAAVNGGLWSKAIEIQQRALLVAEAAGNVDALASSLNNLAYFYTRNGQYAEGIAAKKEYAELAQKYGLQEQEAQSLRETGLIYERGGQYDQAMVLFDQAFALYERIGKRLGMGQCLRDKGRIEFLYRDHYAAALALQERALEFLRPEAAGSDLIDALHNLGITHEKMGEYPAALRIQTEALAIARKSGSEREIALSQQNLANVQWKMGEYQTALANQNAALEAFAGLRDEPLLQTAYATRGLLALSLGQPQQALEFEQKALEIATRLDDRLNQATIQKNLGMIYRADGRFELARASFEQARLQDSLLVSRRGLAYDYRNLGAIYGLIGRGPEGVVLARRGLSLSREIQDRRNEAQSLLVLGTLQRRFGTPDSARRHLEMAAAMADSFFMPDIGWRAQRQLADLYEAEKNRNAQIAALYASLEIIEGMRARIQVEDYAAGFIDDKLEVYGALIEALAAENRAGEALEVAERGRGRGFLDLLGQKQIPFANPADARLAAAGDSLQTELARAQSELLYLQAQNDPLQMQRLRQLQERIVTLRRSYSEHLTHVRAANPELSTLMEIQPLGKEEIQKLVPEKGAMLVYHLLRARLFIWLVTPNTIQLQRVEIGEAALAAQVSTLRRTLGRQLTISESARTLYDELIKPFDAEIARCAHLVILPYGVLHYLPFAVLEDEGKRRLGVEHTLSFAASASVLASCLAKGEAFAGQEKRLMPVLAFGDPDLGDRQYDLPFAGREAASLKRYYPQVTLFIGQEASETRLRASLPSPPLVLFSCHGVYDEANPLLSALLLAPDGQNDGRLEAHEIFALKMEAYLVAMSACETGIGALRSGDEVIGLARSFTYAGAVSQLSTLWKVDDLAAAVLVKRFFRYLAEGDSRPEALRKAQRVVAEEINPYPAFWAAFQISGDYR; from the coding sequence ATGGAACGCCGGCCTCTCATGCTCACTGCATTATTCCTGCTGGTGCTGCTGGTTTTCCCTGATCCGCTGCAGGCGCAGCAGCTGGATTTGCGTCAGGTGACCACCCATCCCGATATAGATCTTTCGCCGCGCCTCTCGCCGGACGGCAAATACCTGGCGTATGTCTCGCGGCAAACCTATAATTTTGATATCTGGATCAAGAGCACCACCAGCACGCGCTCGCGCCAAGTCACCTTTAACAAGGCGGATGATTTTTATCCGGTCTGGTATCCCGACAGCCGCTCGCTGGTCTTTGTCTCCCAGAAAGAAGACGCTGCCGGTGACATCTGGCGCATCCGTTTCCGCGAGGTCAAGGGTGATCTCATCCCCAAGGGTGAGCCTGAGAAGATCAGCCGGTATCAAGGTTTCGATGGCTATCCGACAGTCTCGCCCGATGGCAAAAAGATCGCCTGGGTTTCTGATGCGACGGGCCGTGACGAAATCTGGTTTCATAATGACAATACCGGCAAAACCAGTCAGCTGACCTTTCTCGGTGGCACCCATCCTGCCTGGAGCTCCAGTCAGGACCTCCTCGCGTTTACTTCCTTTCGCGCCGGACCGGCCTGCGCTGGCGATATCTGGTTGATGAACTTGCACGGCCCCCGGCCGCGCGAGGAGGCGGATTCTTCCTGGTGGGATCCCCGGGAGAATCCCGTCTACCGCCTCACCCGCGGTGGTGCAGCGGATGGTTTTCCGACCTGGTCGCCCGACGCCAGCCGCATTTTCTTCCTGCGTTTCAGCCGGGACACCAACGGCGACTCCCTGCTGACGCCGGCCGACCGCGGGGCCCTCTGGAGCATGACGCCGACCAGGGAGCCGGAGCCGCCCGCCCTCTCCACCGTACCGCTCGCCGCGCTGATCTTGCCCTCCTTCAACCCGGCGCTGGTGCATAGCGCGATGCCGCTGACCAGTGATAGTGACACCATCATGCAGCCCTGGTGCGGCGGTGACAACCGCGTCTATTTCTCATCGGATCGCGGCGGCAACCTCGATATCTGGTCGGTCCCGCTCGAGGGGCCGGTGCCGCGCGCTGCGACTGCTGTTGAGCAATACCGCTGGGCAGAGACCACCTTTCCCCTGCCCGAACGCGCCTCGCGCTGGTATCTTGGCCCGCTGTTGACCGGCTACCAGGCTGTCATACCCGATGTCGAGGAAACGCGGCTGCTCAACGAACGGTTCCTCGCCCTGCGCCGTCTTCCGGAATTCTTTCCGGACAGCAGTTACTATACAGCTGAGGCCCTGTATGGAATGGGGATCGTCGCCCTGCTGCAGGGCGACGAAGCTCTGGCTCGTACTTGCCTGAATCTGGTTCTAAGCCGGTATGGAGCGGAGCGTCAAACCGCTGCATGGGCCGAACTCGCCCTGCTGGGGATGCAGGAGGGAGGGAAAAGCGGGGATGAGCGCAGCATCGCCCGGCTGAAACGCGGTGTGGACGATATTCTGAAGCGGTATGCTGACCAGAGCGCCCCCGCCGCCGCGGGGCGGCTGGCCGTCGGCGATCTCTACTTTGCTGCGGGCGACAACACGCGCGCCTTCCAGGAATATACCCGGGTGCGCAAGGAGTACCCCGGAGAACGCGATGCGTGCGCTGCCAGCCAGCTGAAGATCGGCGACCTGTTCCGGCGCTTCGCCAGCCAGGAGGAGGTGGTTCAGGCCTACCTCCGCGTCATCGATGACTATCCCGACCAGCGTCAGTGGATGCTCCCGGCGCGGGACCGCATCCTCGATTTGCTCATCGCCGGCCGCCGCGGCACCGCTGCCTATACGGCCCGTTACCGCGAGATCGCCGGGCAGTATCGCCGTTATCCGGTACTCGCCGCCGAAGCGCAATTTCGCATAGGCAACCTCCTGCTTACCGGCAAGGAGTACCGCGCCGCCATCCGTGAGTTCGAGGCGGTCGAAACCCTCTTCCCCGACCTGGTGGATGAGGTCTTTGCGGCGCGCATGAGCCGGGCCGAGGCGTATCTCCGGCTCGGCGACAGCGCCACCGCCCTTACCCTGCTCGACCAGCTGGGCAAAGAAGTGCAGATAAAGCGGCCAGACCTGGCCGAATTGGCCTCCGACCGCCTGGTCGCGGCCTTGCTCTCATCGGCCGACCATCTGCGCGCCAGCGGCGACCTGCAGCTGGCGGCGCTGCGGTACCGCAATGCCTGGGAACGGGACCTGCGCAATCTGAACGCCCACCGCGGCTATCTGGAGTGCCTCTATTACCAGAAAAAGATCGATCAGGCGATCGAGGAGTACCGCCAGCTTAATATCCTTCATCCCAAGGACAATATCCTCACCTATGCCCTGGGCCTGGCCTACAGCTACAAAGGGACCGAAAAGGCGGAGCTCTACAACGATCCGGGCGGTCTTGATCCGACTTTCCTGGTCAACCGGTCGAGCGCGGTCATCGCCCGCGCCCTCTCCTACGACTATACCATGGTACCGGGCTACCTGACCATCGCCTTCAATTTCGAAATGATGGAAAACTATGAGGCGCAGCAGCGTGCCAAGCAAATCCATCCCCTGCGGCGGGCCTGGAAGGCCCTCACGGCGCCTATCGTGGATATCTATCATCGCCTCACCTTTTATGAAGAGCGCAAACCGGCCCGCTATTACGAGCGGGCCATTCATGAGCTCAACAAGGCGATCGTCCTCAACGATGAATCCAAAGATCCGCTCCTCGAAGCCAATCTCGCCCTCAATCTAGCCAACAACTATTACAGCCTGGGTGAATTCGGTTTCGATAAGGCCTACGCCTATTACCAGATCAAACTCCTTTATGATTCCACCTTCATCGACAAGCAACGCGAAGCCCTGATCTACGAGCGCATGGGCCATTGTGCACTGGTGACCGAGGATCTGGATAAAGGTCCGCGCTTTCTCAAACATGCGATCGCACTCTATGCCGCCATGGACAAGGAAGCGAAGGTTCTCCTCAATACCAAACGTCTCGCTCTCCTCTATGAGATCGGGGAGCAATATCAGACCGCGATCGACCATTATCAGGCCGCCGCCGAGATCGAAAAGAAAGAGAACAATCTCGTCGATCTGATGCGCAGCTATCGCAGCATAGCCTTCAACTATCTCCGCCTCAATGAGCCGCAAGAAGCTATCCTTTATGCCCGCCGCGCTCTGGAACTGCTGGATAGCGGTAAGATCAAAAAGATCAAGGGCGAGAGCAGCCGGATGGAGATCGGATTCCTCGGATGGTATTTTCCTGTACCCTTCATTGATTTTAGCACGATGGGGGTGAATTCGCTGAAAAGTTTCACCACCGAGGACGAGCGCGCCCTGCTGTTCTCCATCTTTGCCGACAGCTACCAGCAAAGCCGCGAGTATGATACCGCTATCGATTTTGTCCGCAAGAAGAGCGCTATCTTTCACAAGCGCAAGAATTATCGTGCTGAGGCGACTTTCGAGAATAATCTGGCCTATATTTTCTATCTCAAGGGCGACTATGCCGAGGCCTGGCATCACTATGGCCGTTCGCTGCAGCTGTGCCAGGAATACAAGATAGCCGATGGCGTGATCCAGAACAGCATCAATCTCGGACGGCTCGCCAGCGGTATGAATCTGCAGCAGCAGCTGGGGCTGCGGGCGAGCGGCCGCCTGGTTGCGCGGCGGGCGTATGCCGACTCGGCGGCGGTGGTTATCAAGGGGGCCCTGCGTTTTCTCGAGCAAACCCAGCTGTTCTATGGAAGAGATCGTTCACTGTTGCTGCTGCAGCTGGCCGAGGTCCTGCTCATCGAATCGCCGCCGGCTGATGGGGGGAGCGGGGCAGGCGGATTGCGCGGCGCGCTGACGCGTCTGGATCAGCTGGGTCAGGCCAAGCTCTATCTGGACGAGGCGCTTGAACTGAGTCAGCGGTATGGACTTGAACGTAACGAGCTGGCTGCTTCCTATGCCATCGCCGAGGTTTACCGTAGCTCGGGCGACGTCGAAAGGGCCTGGGAGCAGCTCAACCGCTGCCGCCGCCTGGCCCTGCGCCAGGGGGAGTTTGAGCTTGCTTGGCGGATCGATCTGGCTCTGGGTGATCTCCTCGAACGGATGAGCCGCGAGAGCAAGTTCAAGTACGCCATCCAGAAGACACCCCTGGAATTCTATCTGGAGGCGGTCGACCTTCTCGAGGCGTATCCCACCGCTGCAGTCGGGGCGATGGCGGTCGATTCGCGCCGGGTGCGGCTGCAGCCCTACAACCGGGTGATCGCCGCCCTGGCCAGGATGGGCGACCAGAAAGGCGCCCTGGTCTTCGCCGAACGCCAGCGCGCCAAGGTCTTCCTGGATCTGAGCCGCCAGGAGGAGATCGAACTGCGTAAGGAGCGGCACAAGATCTTTCTGGGCAATGCCCGTTTTGTGCAAAACAAGATCGATGCCCTGAATAGCGAGCTGCTGCGTGCGCGCAGCCAAGGCGACGTTTCAGCCAAACAGGTCAGGGCTTGGCGGCAGGAACGGGATGCCTTCCAGAAGGAGTACGAAGAGATCCTGCAGCAGGTCCGCAGGGAGGTCCCAGAGCTCGAGGGCATGGTGCGCGTTCAGTCGGTCGAACTGCTGCAACTACAAAGGTCGCTGCAAAACAAGGAGGCGGTGGTCGTCAATCAGTTGCTGCCGGCTGCGATGCTGGTCTGGACCATTCGGCCGCAGGTGATCGCGATGGAGGAGATCCCCCTGTCGGGAGCGGAGCTGGGTGCAGCGCTGCGCCGCTGGAGTGATGCCGGGCAGGCTGCCGCCATCTTGCAGGATACACTCTGGCGAGCGATGACCGGCCCCCTCCTGCGGCTTCCCGCGGAGGTGCAGCGCCTGGTGGTCGTCCCGGACGGCACGCTGCTCTGCCTGCCCTGGAGCGCTTCTGTGCAAGCCGCGCGGGGTCGCGAGCTGGCCGTCACCGTCAGTTCCAGCCTGACCAGCTACTTCTATGCCGCGCAGAAGCGCAAGTTGCAGGGCAGCAAGATCTATATCGCGGATGATCCAGCCCTCGCTGCAGCGCTGGACAAACAGCAATATCAGATCAGCTTGCCGGTGCCGGGCGAGCGCGAGAACAGCTATCCGGCCCAGGTCAGTCTGCTCGGGCTCGCGGAACTGATTCATCTTCATGCCGAAACCGCGTGGAACAGCATCGATCCCCTCGAATCCCGTATCGGCTTCCGGGTCTCCGGCGCTGCGCCGGCCGTCCTCAGCGTCAAACAGATCTATGGAACCGGACTATCGGCTGCCCTCCTCTCCCTGACGGGCAGCCAAGCGCTCACCGGGCTCTCCAGCAGCGAGCCCTTTGTTGCCTGGGAACGGGGACTCGTCTACGCGGGAATCCCCGGATTTCTCACTACGTTGTGGCCGGGAGACCCGACGAACGAACTCGAGTTTTTGGGTCTCTTTTATACCGACCTGAAAGAGATGCCGCCAGCGGCCGCCCTGGCGCAGGTGCAGCGGGATCTGGCGGACCGCGGCGTCCCCTTTGCAGAATGGGGACGCTTTCAGCTCTATGGATTCGGGGGCATGACCGAGGTGGAAGAACGGCAATTCGCCGTGGAGGGCTTTGCGGGGACTGTGCGCCGGGGCCACAGCGCCTTCCAACTGGGCGAATGGCGCGAAGCCATCGTTTCCTATGAAGAGGCGCTGCAGATGGCCGAACGCCAGGGCGATACAGAGAGCAAAACCCGACTGGAGGAGCGCATCCTCGAAGCGGCTGTAAACGGCGGTCTGTGGAGCAAGGCGATCGAGATCCAGCAACGCGCTTTACTGGTGGCAGAAGCCGCCGGCAACGTCGATGCCCTTGCCAGCAGCCTGAACAACCTTGCCTATTTCTATACGCGGAACGGTCAGTATGCCGAGGGCATTGCTGCTAAAAAGGAGTACGCCGAACTGGCGCAGAAATACGGCCTGCAGGAACAAGAGGCGCAATCGCTGCGTGAAACCGGCCTGATCTACGAGCGCGGCGGACAATACGACCAGGCCATGGTGCTCTTCGATCAGGCTTTTGCGTTGTACGAGCGCATCGGCAAACGCCTTGGAATGGGCCAGTGTCTGCGGGACAAGGGCCGCATCGAATTCCTTTATCGTGATCATTACGCGGCAGCGCTGGCGTTGCAGGAACGTGCGTTGGAGTTCTTGCGTCCCGAGGCTGCTGGTAGCGACCTGATCGATGCCCTGCACAACCTGGGTATTACCCATGAAAAGATGGGAGAATATCCGGCCGCCCTGCGGATTCAGACGGAAGCCCTGGCGATCGCCCGCAAAAGCGGCAGCGAAAGAGAGATCGCACTTTCGCAGCAAAATCTCGCCAATGTACAATGGAAAATGGGGGAGTACCAGACGGCCTTGGCGAACCAGAACGCCGCCCTCGAGGCCTTTGCCGGGCTGCGGGACGAGCCGCTGCTCCAGACAGCCTATGCGACGCGTGGCTTGCTCGCCCTGAGCCTGGGCCAGCCGCAGCAGGCCCTCGAGTTCGAACAGAAGGCGCTTGAGATCGCCACCCGGCTCGACGATCGCCTCAATCAGGCGACCATTCAGAAAAACCTCGGCATGATCTACCGCGCCGATGGCCGTTTCGAGCTGGCTCGTGCCAGCTTTGAGCAGGCGCGGCTCCAGGATTCCCTTCTGGTCTCTCGGCGCGGTCTGGCCTACGATTACCGCAATCTCGGCGCCATCTATGGCCTCATCGGTCGCGGCCCGGAGGGTGTGGTGTTGGCACGCCGCGGTCTGAGTCTGAGCCGCGAGATTCAGGATCGTCGCAATGAAGCGCAGAGCCTGCTCGTTCTGGGAACCCTGCAGCGGCGTTTCGGTACGCCCGATTCTGCCCGCCGCCATCTCGAGATGGCGGCGGCCATGGCTGATTCCTTTTTCATGCCGGACATCGGATGGCGGGCACAGCGGCAGCTGGCTGACCTCTACGAGGCGGAAAAAAATCGCAACGCCCAGATCGCCGCGCTCTACGCCAGCCTCGAAATCATCGAAGGTATGCGCGCCCGCATCCAGGTGGAGGATTACGCTGCAGGGTTCATCGATGACAAACTGGAAGTCTACGGCGCCCTGATCGAAGCGTTGGCAGCGGAGAACCGGGCCGGCGAGGCGCTCGAAGTGGCCGAACGCGGACGGGGGCGGGGATTCCTCGACCTGCTCGGACAGAAGCAGATTCCCTTTGCCAACCCGGCCGATGCCCGTCTGGCTGCGGCCGGGGACAGCCTGCAAACCGAATTGGCGCGGGCACAAAGTGAACTCCTCTATCTTCAGGCGCAAAACGATCCCCTGCAAATGCAGCGTCTGCGCCAGCTACAGGAGCGGATTGTGACGCTGCGCCGCAGCTATTCAGAACATCTCACCCATGTACGCGCCGCGAACCCCGAGCTTTCCACCCTGATGGAGATCCAGCCCCTGGGCAAGGAGGAGATCCAAAAGCTCGTCCCGGAAAAGGGAGCCATGCTGGTCTACCATCTTTTGCGCGCCCGCCTTTTTATCTGGCTGGTCACGCCCAATACCATCCAGCTGCAGCGGGTGGAAATCGGGGAGGCGGCGCTCGCGGCGCAGGTCTCGACGCTGCGCCGGACCCTGGGGCGGCAGCTCACGATCAGCGAATCGGCGCGGACCCTTTATGATGAGCTGATTAAACCCTTCGACGCCGAGATTGCACGCTGCGCCCATCTGGTTATCCTGCCGTACGGCGTCCTACATTATCTGCCCTTTGCGGTACTTGAGGATGAAGGGAAACGCCGCCTTGGGGTCGAACACACCCTCTCCTTCGCCGCCAGCGCCTCGGTGCTCGCCAGCTGTCTGGCCAAAGGGGAGGCCTTTGCCGGGCAGGAGAAACGGCTGATGCCGGTCCTCGCTTTCGGAGATCCCGACCTCGGCGACCGGCAGTACGATCTCCCCTTTGCGGGACGTGAGGCGGCCAGCCTGAAGCGCTATTATCCCCAGGTCACGCTCTTCATCGGCCAGGAGGCCAGCGAGACCCGGCTGCGGGCTTCGTTGCCCTCGCCGCCCCTGGTGCTTTTCAGCTGCCACGGCGTCTATGACGAGGCCAATCCCCTGCTCTCGGCCCTGCTGCTGGCGCCGGATGGCCAGAACGATGGGCGTCTGGAGGCGCATGAGATCTTTGCGCTCAAGATGGAGGCCTATCTGGTGGCGATGAGCGCCTGTGAGACCGGAATCGGGGCGCTGCGCAGCGGCGATGAAGTGATCGGTCTGGCGCGCAGCTTTACCTATGCGGGGGCGGTCTCCCAGCTTTCCACGCTCTGGAAGGTGGACGACCTTGCGGCGGCGGTGCTGGTCAAACGCTTTTTCCGCTATCTGGCCGAGGGCGACTCGCGTCCCGAGGCGCTGCGCAAGGCGCAAAGGGTCGTCGCCGAGGAGATCAATCCCTACCCGGCCTTCTGGGCGGCATTCCAGATCAGCGGCGATTATCGCTGA